The Actinobacillus equuli genome includes a window with the following:
- a CDS encoding YdcF family protein, whose protein sequence is MLFLTKLITAIILPPFNALILWIFSLFLHKLHFKKLSYFCTLLGITILYICSTPYFSHQLIQAVTFTQKLTIEDYKKAQAIVVLGGGLRDSNELYGNYAIAAAPLERMRYAAYLHKQTSLPILVTGGSPEGREPEAKIMAQELNDFFHVPVTWVEEKSNVTEENATFSKPILMQAGIQHIVLVTNQWHMKRAKMLFEREGFNVLAASTTAHQALDIGILPFIPQAQALQNSSIALKEWIGYWKEKLIG, encoded by the coding sequence ATGCTATTTTTAACCAAACTGATTACAGCCATTATCCTTCCGCCATTTAATGCTTTGATTTTATGGATTTTTTCTCTATTTTTGCACAAATTACACTTCAAAAAATTAAGCTACTTTTGTACGTTGCTAGGCATTACGATTCTTTATATTTGTAGCACGCCTTATTTCTCACATCAGTTGATTCAAGCGGTCACTTTTACCCAAAAACTTACCATTGAAGATTACAAAAAAGCCCAAGCCATTGTGGTATTAGGCGGAGGATTACGTGACAGCAATGAGCTATACGGTAATTATGCGATTGCCGCCGCACCGTTAGAACGTATGCGCTATGCGGCTTATTTACATAAACAGACCAGTTTACCTATTTTAGTCACCGGCGGTAGCCCTGAGGGGAGAGAGCCGGAAGCAAAAATTATGGCGCAAGAGTTGAACGATTTTTTCCATGTTCCCGTCACGTGGGTTGAGGAAAAATCAAATGTTACAGAAGAAAATGCAACATTCAGCAAACCGATTCTGATGCAAGCCGGTATTCAACATATTGTTTTGGTGACTAACCAATGGCATATGAAACGCGCAAAAATGCTATTTGAGCGAGAAGGCTTTAACGTGCTTGCGGCTAGCACCACTGCTCATCAGGCGCTTGATATCGGAATTTTACCGTTTATTCCACAAGCACAAGCGCTACAAAATAGTAGCATTGCCCTTAAAGAATGGATTGGTTATTGGAAAGAAAAACTGATTGGATAA
- a CDS encoding ATP-grasp domain-containing protein, producing the protein MRFLMLCREPRLYSCQRLQQACEQRGIRLDILDPNRMLIKLAVEQGQSILQLYYQAGETYDKNRPPPQLLADYDAVLPRFGTTSTEMGCRVLRYFEAKQVKVLNNSTAFALARDKWLSLQTLVTAQIAVPASSLAGELCSVDGHLAQHQFPLVTKTLSGSQGVGVMLAESKQTAQSVLAVLQQAKLSYLLQDFVAESKGQDIRAFVVGDRVVAAMQRCSNEGEFRANIHLGGKAQTIVLTEAEQQLAVKAAKAIGLRVAGVDLIRSDSGLLVLEVNASPGLEGIEQASGIDIAGLMIDHLIHSL; encoded by the coding sequence ATGAGATTTTTAATGTTGTGCCGAGAGCCTCGTTTATACAGTTGCCAACGTTTACAACAGGCTTGTGAGCAGCGAGGTATCCGCTTAGATATTCTTGACCCGAATCGGATGTTGATAAAGTTAGCGGTGGAGCAAGGTCAATCCATATTGCAGCTCTATTATCAAGCTGGGGAGACTTACGACAAAAACCGACCGCCTCCGCAATTATTAGCTGACTATGATGCAGTACTGCCTCGCTTCGGCACAACCAGTACGGAAATGGGCTGTCGGGTTTTACGCTATTTTGAAGCAAAGCAAGTAAAAGTATTAAATAATTCGACTGCTTTCGCTTTAGCAAGAGATAAATGGCTAAGTTTACAAACCTTGGTTACCGCACAAATCGCTGTACCGGCAAGTTCGTTAGCTGGAGAATTATGTTCGGTAGACGGGCATTTAGCCCAACATCAGTTCCCGTTAGTAACGAAAACCTTATCCGGTTCGCAAGGTGTCGGGGTCATGTTGGCGGAGAGCAAGCAAACTGCCCAAAGCGTTTTGGCAGTGTTACAGCAAGCAAAATTATCTTATTTGTTGCAAGATTTTGTGGCGGAGTCAAAAGGACAGGATATTCGAGCGTTTGTAGTCGGAGATCGTGTCGTGGCGGCAATGCAGCGTTGCAGTAACGAGGGAGAGTTTCGGGCTAATATTCATTTAGGTGGCAAAGCTCAAACGATAGTATTAACTGAAGCAGAACAACAACTTGCAGTGAAAGCGGCAAAAGCAATCGGACTTCGCGTGGCAGGTGTCGATCTGATTCGTTCTGATAGCGGATTGCTGGTGTTAGAAGTGAATGCCAGCCCGGGGCTAGAAGGGATTGAGCAGGCAAGCGGCATTGATATTGCCGGTTTGATGATCGACCATCTGATTCATTCACTTTAG
- the nfsA gene encoding oxygen-insensitive NADPH nitroreductase, translating into MISKPTLETILSHRSIRKFTEQPISEELFQTLIQAGQQASTSNHLQCVSVIRVKDRTIRQALREVSGMAYVTECAEFLVFCIDFYKHKQLVPDSQLEWAEVSVIGAVDTGIFAQNVLLAAESVGLGGVYIGALRNDVAKVAEVLGLPQYCVPLVGMCLGYPAQDPALKPRLPATLVCYEDQYQPLDQTELAKYNEILTAYYQERTGEGQQWQAAIGKTLNKAVRPHMLPFFQQQGLLKR; encoded by the coding sequence ATGATTAGCAAACCAACGCTAGAAACCATTCTTTCTCACCGTTCGATTCGTAAATTTACCGAACAACCTATCTCGGAAGAACTGTTTCAAACCTTAATTCAGGCCGGGCAACAAGCCTCGACCTCTAATCATTTACAGTGTGTCAGTGTGATTCGTGTAAAAGATCGAACCATACGCCAAGCATTACGTGAGGTATCCGGTATGGCGTATGTGACCGAATGTGCAGAATTTTTGGTTTTTTGCATTGATTTTTATAAACATAAACAGCTTGTACCGGATTCGCAATTAGAGTGGGCGGAAGTGAGCGTTATCGGCGCAGTTGATACCGGAATTTTTGCCCAAAATGTTTTGTTGGCTGCGGAATCGGTCGGCTTAGGCGGTGTATATATTGGCGCATTACGTAATGATGTCGCTAAAGTAGCGGAGGTATTAGGACTGCCACAATATTGTGTGCCGTTAGTCGGTATGTGTTTAGGTTATCCGGCACAAGATCCGGCACTTAAACCTCGTTTACCGGCAACATTAGTTTGCTATGAAGATCAATATCAGCCGTTAGATCAAACGGAACTTGCAAAATATAACGAAATTTTGACCGCTTATTATCAAGAGAGAACCGGTGAAGGACAACAGTGGCAAGCGGCGATTGGTAAAACCTTAAATAAAGCGGTTCGTCCGCATATGTTGCCGTTTTTCCAACAACAAGGATTGTTGAAACGATGA
- the metF gene encoding methylenetetrahydrofolate reductase: protein MSYAKEIDHLNQSVADLNGQINVSFEFFPPKNEKIETMLWDSIHRLKALKPKFVSVTYGANSGERTRTHSIVKNIQQETGILAAPHLTGIDASPEELRAIAQDYWDNGIRNIVALRGDEPAGYTKKPFYAADLVRLLKEVADFDISVAAYPEVHPEAKSTQADLIYLKQKIEAGANRAITQFFFDIDSYLRFRDRCATVGIDVEIVPGILPVSNFKQLEKMAKVTNVRIPSWMQKMYQGLEDDQTTRNLVGASIAMDMVKILSKEGVKDFHFYTLNRSELTYAICHTLGVRP, encoded by the coding sequence ATGAGCTATGCCAAAGAAATTGATCATTTAAATCAAAGTGTTGCAGACTTAAACGGTCAAATTAACGTTTCATTTGAGTTTTTCCCGCCTAAAAATGAAAAAATAGAAACCATGCTATGGGATTCCATTCATCGTTTAAAAGCGTTAAAGCCTAAATTTGTTTCCGTCACTTATGGTGCAAACTCCGGCGAACGCACACGCACTCACTCCATTGTAAAAAATATCCAGCAAGAAACCGGCATTTTGGCTGCACCGCATTTAACCGGTATTGATGCCAGCCCTGAGGAATTACGTGCGATTGCTCAAGATTATTGGGATAACGGCATTCGTAATATTGTTGCACTCCGAGGAGACGAGCCGGCGGGTTATACTAAAAAACCGTTTTATGCGGCAGATTTAGTGAGATTATTAAAAGAAGTCGCCGATTTTGATATTTCGGTTGCCGCTTACCCTGAAGTACATCCAGAAGCCAAATCTACCCAAGCCGATTTAATTTACTTAAAACAAAAAATTGAAGCCGGGGCCAATCGTGCTATTACTCAATTTTTCTTTGATATCGACAGCTACCTTAGATTCCGTGACCGCTGTGCCACCGTAGGTATTGATGTTGAAATCGTGCCGGGAATTCTGCCCGTTTCCAATTTCAAACAATTAGAAAAAATGGCGAAAGTGACTAATGTGCGAATCCCAAGCTGGATGCAAAAAATGTATCAAGGTCTGGAAGATGATCAAACGACTCGCAATTTAGTCGGGGCAAGCATTGCGATGGATATGGTCAAAATTCTCTCAAAAGAAGGCGTGAAAGATTTCCACTTTTATACTTTAAACCGCTCGGAACTTACTTACGCCATTTGTCATACGCTCGGCGTTCGTCCATAG